The Vicia villosa cultivar HV-30 ecotype Madison, WI unplaced genomic scaffold, Vvil1.0 ctg.005439F_1_1, whole genome shotgun sequence DNA window atttaacatcatattttttactcaaattttcaaacaagtatttttgttcttaatatttcataaagaattttctacatatatgttcataacattctagaaaattcatatcattctcataaacacttgagcactatattttcatcataaattgcttgtttgaaagagaagatcaattttagtgattgatatatgttcatcaacattattactcaaatatatttggttattattgacttgctatccaggattgttggaagcaagggtttttgattagtgagaggattgttctcataatcaatttAGTAAaaccaagaggattgttcttggtggttgaaatcttgttgtccaggattgttggaaataagtgagtcattaagggaggattgttctcttagtgtacttagtgaaaatccaagaggattgttcttggtgtttgtgtgggtcttgtgtaagtcacaaacaatagtaaaatctctttcatgttgaaaggggactagagtactctcggactgtgagggaaccagtatacatcattgtgttctttacttttccgcatttaccgctttcacaaatcataaccagaaaagaaagtaacacatttccaaactcttgcaccaaaccagaaaaataagaacaacttgTTTCTAAAACCGGATAAAATTTCAAGGTCCTTtttcaccccctcttaggcgcacactCTTGAACTTACATAACGCAGCTGCACAGTAGTGACTTGACTGACTTTTTATGGTGTGATCTTGTGGGCAGCATCCGACACGCTCTTCCTAGAGAGAACGTAAAGGATTAATTTTCGTGGAGCGCTATATCGGACATAGTTTTCACTGTTAAATCCTGTTATGATTTGTTCAAAGCAAAGTTATCCGGCCCTCCTCTTAGTTCAATCATTGTAAAAGCTGTGAAGCATCTTTGGAAGGTAAAAGCGCCTCCTAAAGTTATCTTTTTTGGATGGAGGATAATTCATAATAGATTAGCTACCAAAGACCAATTGATTAAGAGGGGAATTTTGATGGACGATATTGTTTCGGAATGTGTCTTTTGCTCTACGGAGACGGAAAGCCTTTCTCACCTGCTTGGGGACTGTTTAGTGGTGGAGGCTATTTGGAGAAAGGTTTACGAGTGGATTGGACCCGTTGACGAATTATATTTGGAGGAGTTCGAATGGTTTCTTTTTTATTTCGAGAAGGTGAAGAATCTAGCCAAGAGGTCCTTAGTTGCGGTAATTTGGTTAGCAACGGCTTGTAGTATTTGGAATAGGCGTAATGGAATAATTTTCAAGAATGATTCGTTTAGCTTCACCGAATATATGTCGGAGGTTGTTTTTAATTCTTGGAAATGACTTTATTCTAGATTTAAGTTAGCATGTAATTGTAACTTTCACGTGTGGAATATTCTACCGCtcatttgttttgagttgtagaaATTTTTTGTCTTGTAATCGGTTGGGGTATCCCTTATatcaattgcctattaaaaaaaaacaatttgttACAACTGATTTCCTAGGCTTTTGCTGAGATTACTTGTGATGCAAGCTACTTTAGATCACCCTGCTCCTTTTCTATATGTTGCACAAACTTATCTTCAAAGTTTTGTTTATTGTTTTCTTTGTCATTAAACGGATAGACTTAAAGAAAAACATGTTCATTCATTTTGGAAAATCAGTGCGTAGGAAAAGAAGAAAATGTTGGAAAAAAAAGATGGAGAGAACCAAATAcattttttattctaaaataaataaagtactataattattaattgataagtagattattataatcattaaTAATTAAGTAGATTATTCAAAAGTTACCATGGGAGTTGTGTAATGTATGTGCACAGCATGGAGTACTGAACCGCTACTATAAGCTGTAACGCTTTGAATGATTTCTCGGCTGAATGCAATGGCACAGGGATTTTCCACATTTCCAAGATTTTgctatgttaatatatttaattcTACAACATTTTCTGCCAATATATAAACATAGCCTCTTGCTCCGTTTCTGAAGCATATACAAGGATAGCTTTCAAATATGGCATCTTCTTCATCCACAACCAAAGTTACCCTCAAGCTTCTTATTGACACCAAGAATCAAAAAGTTCTGTTCGCCGAAGCATCTAAGAATGTCATTGATTTTCTCTTCAACTTGCTTCGCATACCTGTTGGCACAGTTGTAAAACTGCTAACCAAGAATGAAATGGTTGGTAGCATTGGAAATCTCTACAACAGTGTTGAAAACATGAGCGAGAATTACATGCAAATAGGGCAAACCAAGGACGTTCTTTTGAATCCAAGAACTCCCTCTGAAATTTCTGGCCTTCTCACTGCAAATGATGCAGACACTAACAACAACGTTGGAGCTGAAGGAACTTTGTTTTACAAATGCCCAAGTAACTGTACTTTTGATGTCACATGTGATAGCACAACTCCTTGCTCTAATTGCAATCGGGCTATGAATAGTCTCACTCGTTATGTTGGAAAGAAGGTGGTTGGTGACAACACTTTGATTCAGAATGGTTTTGTGAAAGATGTTATAACATTCATGGTGATGGATGATTTGGTGATTGAACCAATGTCAACAATATCTAGCATCACATTGCTGAACAAATTCAATATCAAAGAGGTTGGTACCTTGCAGGAGAAGGTTGTTGAAATGGGGATGGATGAGGTAAactatatcatttttatttttgtgtttttgtgtttttttatttctattgttATTTATTAAACTTGTATTGTTATTCATTATAATAGGGCATCAAGTTGCTCAAGGCTTCACTGCAATCCAAGATGGTCTTGACAAGTGTTTTCCTCAAGAAAAAGATATGAGGAAATTTTTATATCATAAGTTTTTACTTTGGATTTTAAATGTTTTAAGGGGATATGTCATTTTGGTTTTTATCATTTTATGTTGTAGTTTTTGCTTTCTGTTTCCGCTTGATGCTTTTTGAATGATTAAGTTTGATGTATTGTACTTTTTAATTATTGAGCAATGTGTTCTTGTCacaatcttttattttctttttatttaatgtccaaaagaaaaaaatttattgcCTATCAAAGAGTAAACATGGATTGTTATGCAAGTTAGATGTCTAGAAGGGGAGTTGCTAATCTTAGTTTGAGCCAAAATGGTTCTTGCAGTTGAATGAACCATAGGTGTGGAATAGTCTCATTTCTAGCAAGTCAGATTCAATGCACTATTTGTGACCAGGCCGCCAAAGCCTTGTCCTTAAGT harbors:
- the LOC131642615 gene encoding uncharacterized protein LOC131642615; the encoded protein is MNLALLSKWKWRILVEDDAVWSGILRSRYGNVKRKILIGDSSVVEKINSIWWRDILLSDNYVFLLNSNFPGAVICELGNGINIPFWYNTWAGGKPLAQAFQELFVLSHDDKITVAEAGFQDAEGWQWSAAAILCDGSAGTTTTSKLSGPPLSSIIVKAVKHLWKVKAPPKVIFFGWRIIHNRLATKDQLIKRGILMDDIVSECVFCSTETESLSHLLGDCLVVEAIWRKVYEWIGPVDELYLEEFEWFLFYFEKVKNLAKRSLVAVIWLATACSIWNRRNGIIFKNDSFSFTEYMSEVVFNSWK
- the LOC131642616 gene encoding uncharacterized protein LOC131642616; this encodes MASSSSTTKVTLKLLIDTKNQKVLFAEASKNVIDFLFNLLRIPVGTVVKLLTKNEMVGSIGNLYNSVENMSENYMQIGQTKDVLLNPRTPSEISGLLTANDADTNNNVGAEGTLFYKCPSNCTFDVTCDSTTPCSNCNRAMNSLTRYVGKKVVGDNTLIQNGFVKDVITFMVMDDLVIEPMSTISSITLLNKFNIKEVGTLQEKVVEMGMDEGIKLLKASLQSKMVLTSVFLKKKI